Proteins found in one Thunnus maccoyii chromosome 5, fThuMac1.1, whole genome shotgun sequence genomic segment:
- the myo5c gene encoding unconventional myosin-Vc — translation MALSELYTEYNRVWIPDVEHVWQSAEIRRDYHFGDNVLELLLEDGTEHYYPVDSSQPQLPPLRNPDILVGENDLTALSYLHEPAVLHNLKVRFVESRIIYTYCGIILVAVNPYKQLPLYGDAIINAYSGQNVGDMDPHIFAVAEEAYKQMARNHKNQSIIVSGESGAGKTVSARYAMRYFAVVSKSGSKTRVEDKVLASNPITEAIGNAKTTRNDNSSRFGKYTEISFDRRHRIIGANMRTYLLEKSRVVFQTDNERNYHIFYQMCSCAQLPEFKNLRLLSADEFRYTCLGGEITIEGVDDKKEMEETRRTFSLLGLKEDFQSDVFKVLAAILHLGNVEIKNSGDDKSSVSPSDPHLAVFCELLDVSAAGLVRWLCHRRIVMVTETVVKPVPKHQAVNARDALAKQIYALLFDRIINRINTALQVPGKQHAFIGVLDIYGFETFDINSFEQFCINYANEKLQQQFNLHVFKLEQEEYMKEDIPWTLIDFYDNQPVIDLIEAKMGILDLLDEECLFPKGTDQSWLQKLHNYLDANPLFEKPRLSNEAFVIQHFADKVEYQCKGFLEKNRDALYEELIDIMRASKCPFVANFFQEEEQNSRGTKSVKVRPARPGVKPANKQLRTSVGDKFCSSLSLLMETLNATTPHYVRCIKPNDEKFPFEYDSRRVVQQLRACGVLETIRISAQSYPSRWTYVEFYSRYSILMTHQEAGLSDKKQTCKDVLQRLIQDSNQYKFGRTKIFFRAGQVAYLEKLRLDRLRGACITIQKHVRGWSQRRKYMCMRQAAIIIQQYIRGKRTIRKTVSAATLKRGWASLVIQRHWRGYRMRQIYHIVRLASITIQAFTRGWMARKRYKKMMEEQKALVLQKYARAWLARRRFQTMRRLVLNVQLSYRVQQLRKKIDEQNKENRGLMERLTSLANTHSQTVDRLHGLETKLEKSSNQKASLEAREKKVKEDASLTIAQLQNEMDALTLEKQNLEKKFESSTKEANESFDQIKMNLLEEKENEARLRKIAENNIEIQRQDHEKEVETLKEEIKRLKEERVSLQRKLEEGGQVNSDLQEQVIQLSKHVKAIPELRRDLNNMQNQRNNIDRKMKEQSEQARVKMKEITKQLLGGVVEEEVLLGLTQNSDSEKMYEVEDMLTAFDGMQKATRILENHQREQKESYETQVEGLKLKLDHLQNENNKLQNLFQEKSNVNEKILQEVSRLRSENSVLPELKLQVSELQRQKQELEVHVEEQNIELTEKTEEITNILQKKIQEESSQRRHFEEKAEVLEEVKTDLQGKVEDLQEENDHLKRQHMMESEAKMRLRQEASQLTAENMDFEEQLDQKDRLIKKLQNQIKSLETSHKAKQTPAPALPKDYLGMLEYKRDDESKLVQNIILDLKPKGVVVNMIPGLPAYILFMCVRHADYLNDDAKLKSLMNGIITAVKKVIMTHHKDFELLSFWLSNMYQLLNCLRQYSGEEEFMKQNTPRQNKNCLQNFDLSEHRQILSDLAIHIYHQFITVMEKTLAPAIVPGMLEHESLQGISSMKPTGFRKRSNSLYEDSENYTISFIIQQLSHFHSTMSQHGMEQGLIKQAIKQLFFLVGATTLNNIMLRKDMCSCRKGMQIRCNISYLEEWLKEKDLQSSNAIDTMKPLSQAAWLLQVNKSTDDDAKEITEKCTELNPVQIVKILNSYTPIDDFEKRVASSFVRKVQSLLQDREGSTQLMLDTDYRFQVTFPFCSSSQALELLQVPSSLNLGFLTRI, via the exons ATGGCTTTGTCGGAACTGTACACCGAG TACAACAGAGTGTGGATTCCAGATGTGGAACATGTGTGGCAATCAGCAGAGATTAGGAGAGACTACCACTTTGGGGATAATGTTCTTGAATTGCTCCTGGAAGATGGAACT GAGCACTACTACCCTGTTGACTCGTCACAACCACAACTCCCTCCTCTCCGCAACCCGGACATCTTGGTGGGAGAGAATGACCTCACTGCTCTCAGCTACCTCCATGAACCTGCGGTCCTGCACAATCTCAAAGTGCGATTCGTGGAGTCCAGAATCATCTATACCTACTGTG GTATTATACTGGTGGCTGTAAATCCTTACAAACAGCTTCCCCTCTACGGAGACGCAATCATTAATGCTTACTCAGGCCAGAACGTGGGAGACATGGACCCTCACATATTTGCAGTGGCAGAGGAGGCTTACAAACAGATGGCCAG aAACCACAAGAACCAGTCTATCATCGTCAGTGGTGAATCTGGAGCCGGTAAAACAGTGTCTGCTCGATATGCTATGAGGTACTTTGCTGTTGTCAGCAAATCTGGCAGTAAGACTCGAGTTGAAGACAAAGTCCTGGCATCCAATCCAATAACAGAG gcaATAGGAAACGCAAAGACAACCAGGAATGACAACAGCAGCcgttttgggaaatacaccGAGATCAGCTTTGACAGGAGGCACCGGATTATCGGCGCGAATATGAGGACCTACCTGTTAGAGAAATCCAGAGTCGTTTTTCAG acagacaaTGAGAGGAATTATCACATTTTCTACCAGATGTGCTCCTGTGCACAGCTGCCAGAGTTCAAGAACCTAAGACTGT TGAGTGCAGATGAGTTCCGGTACACATGCTTGGGTGGTGAGATCACTATCGAAGGTGTAGATGACAAGAAAGAGATGGAAGAGACTCGACGGACCTTCTCGCTGCTGG GGCTGAAGGAAGACTTCCAGTCAGATGTCTTTAAAGTTTTGGCAGCCATTCTGCATTTGGGCAATGTGGAGATCAAGAACTCTGGAGATGACAAATCATCAGTTTCT CCCAGTGATCCACATCTGGCAGTCTTCTGTGAGTTGTTGGATGTGAGTGCAGCAGGGTTGGTGCGTTGGTTGTGCCATCGGAGGATTGTTATGGTGACTGAGACGGTGGTGAAGCCAGTACCCAAACACCAGGCAGTAAATGCCAGAGATGCCCTCGCCAAACAGATCTACGCCCTCCTGTTCGACCGTATTATTAACAGGATAAACACAGCGCTGCAGGTCCCAGGAAAACAACATGCTTTCATAGGTGTTCTGGACATTTATGG CTTTGAAACGTTTGACATCAACAGCTTTGAGCAGTTTTGTATCAACTATGCAAATGAAAAGCTTCAACAGCAGTTTAATCTG CATGTGTTCAAGCTGGAGCAAGAGGAGTACATGAAAGAAGACATCCCATGGACGCTGATAGATTTCTATGACAATCAACCGGTCATTGACCTGATCGAAGCTAAGATGGGGATCCTGGACTTGCTTGATGAAGAATGTTTG TTTCCTAAAGGCACCGATCAAAGCTGGCTGCAAAAGCTGCACAACTACCTAGACGCCAATCCACTGTTTGAGAAGCCCAGGTTATCAAATGAGGCGTTTGTGATACAACACTTTGCTGACAAG GTGGAGTATCAGTGCAAAGGTTTTCTTGAGAAGAACCGAGATGCTCTCTATGAAGAACTGATTGACATTATGAGAGCTAGTAAG TGTCCTTTTGTGGCCAACTTTTTCCAAGAGGAGGAGCAAAACAGTCGGGGCACTAAAAGTGTCAAAGTAAGGCCCGCCAGGCCTGGAGTGAAACCAGCCAATAAACAGCTGAGAACCTCTGTTGGAGATAAG TTCTGCAGCTCCCTCTCCTTACTGATGGAAACACTGAATGCTACCACCCCTCACTATGTGCGCTGCATTAAGCCTAACGACGAAAAGTTCCCGTTTGA GTATGACTCCAGAAGGGTGGTTCAGCAGCTGCGAGCCTGTGGAGTCCTTGAAACTATTCGTATCAGTGCTCAGAGCTATCCGTCCAG gTGGACATATGTTGAGTTTTACAGTCGATACAGTATCCTAATGACTCATCAGGAAGCAGGCCTCAGTGACAAGAAACAGACCTGCAAGGACGTACTGCAGAGGCTGATTCAG GACTCTAACCAATACAAGTTTGGTCGGACAAAGATCTTCTTCCGAGCTGGTCAAGTAGCTTATCTAGAGAAGCTGCGTCTGGACCGACTCAGAGGAGCCTGCATTACCATCCAGAAACACGTCCGTGGGTGGAGCCAGAGGAGGAAGTACATGTGCATGAGACAGGCAGCCATCATCATCCAACAGTACATCCGAGGAAAGAGGACAATACG TAAAACAGTGAGTGCTGCAACACTGAAGAGGGGCTGGGCTTCACTGGTGATCCAGAGGCATTGGAGAGGCTACCGTATGAGACAGATCTACCATATAGTCCGCCTGGCCTCCATCACCATCCAGGCTTTCACACGAGGTTGGATGGCCCGTAAACGCTACAAGAAG ATGATGGAAGAACAGAAAGCTTTGGTTCTACAGAAGTATGCCAGAGCATGGCTGGCACGGCGGCGATTTCAAACCATGCGTCGGCTGGTGCTTAACGTTCAGCTCTCCTACAGGGTCCAGCAGCTTAGAAAGAAGATTGATGAGCAG AATAAAGAGAACCGTGGGTTGATGGAAAGACTGACAAGCTTGGCCAACACTCATTCTCAAACTGTGGACAGACTTCATGGTCTGGAGACAAAGCTGGAAAAATCATCCAACCAGAAGGCATCTTTGGAGGcaagagagaagaaagtgaaagaagaTGCTAGTCTG ACAATTGCTCAGCTTCAAAATGAGATGGATGCACTAACCCTTGAAAAGCAGAACTTGGAGAAAAAGTTTGAATCTTCCACCAAAGAGGCAAATG AGAGCTTTGATCAAATAAAGATGAATCTGCTAGAGGAGAAAGAAAACGAAGCAAGGCTTAGGAA AATTGCAGAGAACAACATTGAGATCCAGAGACAGGACCACGAGAAGGAGGTGGAAACTCTGaaagaggagataaagagaTTGAAAGAAGAGAGAGTCAGTCTGCAGAGAAAGCTGGAGGAGGGGGGCCAGGTGAACTCTGACCTGCAGGAACAGGTCATCCAGCTCTCCAAGCATGTCAAGGCTATTCCAGAGCTACGCAGAGATCTCAATAACATGCAAAATCAGAGGAATAACATTGACCGAAAGATGAAAGAACAGTCAGAACAAGCAAGAG TTAAAATGAAGGAGATTACAAAACAACTTCTCGGTGGTGTTGTTGAAGAGGAGGTTCTTTTGGG GCTAACTCAAAACTCCGACTCTGAGAAGATGTATGAAGTTGAAGACATGCTGACAGCCTTCGATGGCATGCAGAAAGCTACcag AATACTGGAAAACCACCAGAGGGAGCAAAAGGAAAGCTATGAGACCCAAGTTGAGGGCTTGAAATTGAAACTGGACCACCTTCAAAATGAGAACAACAAGCTGCAAAACCTGTTCCAGGAGAAAAGTAATGTCAATGAGAAAATTCTCCAAGAGGTGTCCAGGCTCAGGAGTGAGAACTCG GTTCTACCTGAGCTGAAACTGCAGGTTTCAGAGctgcaaagacaaaagcaagagCTAGAGGTCCATGTAGAGGAGCAGAACATAGAGTTAACAG aaaaaacagaggagatCACCAACATCCTTCAGAAGAAGATTCAAGAAGAGAGTTCACAACGCAG GCACTTTGAGGAGAAAGCTGAAGtgttggaggaggtgaagaCGGATCTTCAAGGCAAAGTAGAGGACCTACAAGAGGAGAATGATCACTTGAAAAGACAGCACATGATGGAGAGCGAGGCCAAGATGAGACTGAGACAAGAGGCTTCACAGTTAACTGCTGAGAATATG gaCTTTGAGGAGCAGCTTGATCAGAAGGACAGATTAATAAAGAAACTCCAGAATCAAATAAAGAGCCTTGAAACATCTCACAAAG CCAAGCAAACGCCGGCGCCTGCTCTTCCTAAAGATTACCTCGGCATGTTGGAGTACAAGAGAGACGATGAATCCAAGCTTGTCCAAAACATCATTCTGg ATCTGAAGCCTAAAGGTGTGGTGGTCAACATGATCCCCGGTCTGCCGGCGTACATCCTCTTCATGTGCGTCCGCCATGCCGACTACCTGAACGACGATGCCAAACTCAAGTCTCTTATGAATGGAATTATCACTGCTGTCAAAAAGGTCATCATG ACTCACCACAAAGACTTTGAGTTGCTGTCATTCTGGCTGTCCAACATGTACCAGCTGCTCAACTGTCTGAGGCAGTACAGCGGAGAAGAG GAGTTCATGAAACAAAATACTCCCCGTCAGAATAAGAACTGCTTGCAGAATTTCGATTTGTCAGAACACAGGCAGATTCTCAGCGACCTGGCCATCCACATCTACCACCAGTTCATCACGGTCATGGAAAAAACCCTCGCTCCAGCCATCG TACCCGGCATGCTGGAGCACGAGAGTTTACAGGGAATTTCCAGCATGAAGCCAACAGGCTTCAGGAAACGTTCCAACAGCCTCTATGAGGACTCAGAGAACTACACCATCTCCTTCATCATTCAGCAGCTCAGTCACTTTCACTCCACCATGAGCCAGCACGGCATGGAGCAAGGTCTCATCAAACAGGCTATCAAGCAACTGTTCTTCCTTGTTGGTGCGACCACCCTCAACAACATCATGCTCCGCAAAGATATGTGCTCCTGCAGGAAAGGAATGCaaatcag aTGTAACATCAGTTATCTGGAGGAGTGGCTGAAGGAGAAGGACCTTCAGAGCTCTAACGCCATAGATACTATGAAGCCGTTGTCTCAGGCTGCCTGGCTCCTGCAAGTCAACAAGTCCACCGATGACGACGCCAAGGAGATCACTGAAAAATGCACTGAGCTCAACCCTGTTCAG atTGTCAAGATTTTGAATTCGTACACACCCATCGATGACTTTGAGAAACGGGTGGCATCATCATTCGTCCGCAAAGTTCAG TCACTTCTACAAGATCGTGAAGGGTCGACACAGCTGATGCTGGACACAGATTATCGTTTCCAGGTCACGTTTCCTTTCTGCTCATCCTCGCAGGCTCTGGAGCTGCTGCAAGTCCCGAGCAGCCTTAATCTGGGCTTCCTCACCAGGATCTGA
- the gnb5a gene encoding guanine nucleotide-binding protein subunit beta-5a has protein sequence MRSPLIPEMATQEVQLNETLAHLKTESETLKTKLEEERAKLHDVELHQVAEKVEGLGQFVMKTRRTLKGHGNKVLCMDWCKDKRRIVSSSQDGKVIVWDAFTTNKEHAVTMPCTWVMACAYAPSGCAVACGGLDNKCSVYPLSLDKNENLAAKKKSVAMHTNYLSACSFTNSDMQILTSSGDGTCALWDVESGQLLQSFHGHAADVLCLDLAPSETGNTFVSGGCDKKANVWDMRSGQCIQSFETHESDINSVRYYPSGDAFASGSDDATCRLYDLRADREVAIYSKESIIFGVSSVDFSLSGRLLFGGYNDYTINVWDVLKGTRVSILFGHENRVSTLRVSPDGTAFCTGSWDHTLRIWA, from the exons ATGAGATCCCCTCTAATCCCTGAAATGGCGACACAGGAGGTACAGCTGAATGAGACCCTGGCACATCTCAAAACGGAATCGGAGACGCTGAAGACGAagctggaggaggaaagagCGAAGCTGCACGATGTCGAGC tacATCAGGTGGCAGAGAAGGTGGAGGGGCTCGGCCAGTTTGTCATGAAGACTCGAAGAACTCTGAAGGGACATGGAAACAAAGTTCTGTGTATGGACTGGTGTAAGGACAAGAGGAGGATCGTCAGCTCCTCTCAG GATGGAAAAGTGATTGTGTGGGATGCTTTCACTACCAACAAG GAGCACGCTGTGACAATGCCGTGCACCTGGGTGATGGCCTGTGCCTACGCCCCCTCCGGCTGCGCTGTAGCTTGCGG GGGCTTGGACAACAAATGCTCTGTTTATCCTCTTTCCCTGGACAAGAATGAGAATTTGGCTGCGAAGAAGAAATCAGTGGCCATGCACACAAACTACTTGTCTGCCTGTAGCTTCACCAACTCAGATATGCAG ATCCTGACGTCCAGTGGGGATGGAACATGTGCATTATGGGATGTCGAGAGTGGGCAGCTGTTGCAGAGTTTCCATGGACACGCAGCAGACGTGCTCTGTCTGGACCTGGCCCCCTCTGAGACTGGAAACACATTTGTTTCGGGG ggctgtgaCAAGAAGGCCAACGTGTGGGACATGCGCTCAGGACAGTGTATTCAGTCTTTTGAAACTCATGAATCAGACATAAATAGTGTTCG aTACTATCCCAGTGGAGATGCGTTTGCTTCTGGCTCAGATGATGCTACA tgccGCCTGTACGACTTGAGGGCAGACAGAGAAGTGGCTATTTATTCCAAAGAGAGCATCATATTTGGAGTCTCCAGTGTTGATTTCTCTCTCAGTG gcCGGCTACTGTTTGGCGGCTACAACGACTACACCATAAATGTTTGGGATGTTCTCAAAGGAACGCGGGTGTCTATTCTGTTTGGACATGAGAACCGTGTCAGCACACTGCGTGTTTCCCCAGATGGGACGGCCTTCTGCACAGGCTCCTGGGACCACACTCTCCGG atCTGGGCTTAA